Proteins from a genomic interval of Sesamum indicum cultivar Zhongzhi No. 13 unplaced genomic scaffold, S_indicum_v1.0 scaffold00164, whole genome shotgun sequence:
- the LOC105179486 gene encoding probable WRKY transcription factor 65 — translation MTRRFNNHHKFVSELGDSENSPENSAGESPRSAVSVDAKIASTSSSKRSSSSSRRAIQKRVVSVPIKDVQGFRLKGEYHITAPPSDSWAWRKYGQKPIKGSPYPRGYYRCSSSKGCPARKQVERSKLDPNMLVVTYSCEHNHPWPASRNNHHHTASASAAAAASTTTVTTSEEEEEEEEEEEEEEKKPIITSNTTNQSHHQELVPDYNKFNNLCEVPLIHASEFGWFTDFECAANCTMLESPILTEDRITTDNEMAMIFTMREEDESLFADLGELPECSTVFRRGMAQREAEQRRPGLATTS, via the exons ATGACCAGAAGATTCAACAACCACCACAAGTTTGTCAGCGAGCTGGGAGACTCTGAGAATTCGCCTGAAAACAGCGCTGGAGAGTCGCCGCGCTCCGCCGTGTCTGTTGATGCCAAGATCGCCTCTACTTCCTCTTCCAAAAGAAG tagtagtagtagtaggcGAGCAATACAGAAGAGAGTGGTGTCAGTGCCAATCAAAGACGTACAAGGATTCAGGCTGAAAGGTGAATATCATATCACTGCTCCACCTTCTGATTCCTGGGCCTGGAGAAAATACGGTCAAAAGCCCATCAAAGGTTCCCCCTATCCAAG AGGATATTACAGATGCAGTAGCTCAAAGGGATGTCCAGCAAGAAAACAAGTGGAGAGGAGTAAACTGGACCCTAACATGTTAGTGGTCACATATTCTTGTGAACACAACCACCCTTGGCCAGCATCCAGGAACAACCACCACCATACAGCCTCCGCTTCAGCGGCCGCAGCAGCCTCCACCACAACCGTCACGACTtcagaagaggaagaggaagaggaagaagaggaggaggaggaagagaaaAAACCTATCATCACGAGTAATACAACAAATCAGTCTCATCATCAGGAACTCGTTCcagattataataaattcaataatctTTGTGAAGTGCCCTTAATTCATGCTAGTGAATTTGGATGGTTCACTGATTTTGAGTGCGCGGCTAATTGCACCATGCTGGAGAGTCCGATCTTAACAGAGGACAGAATCACTACAGATAATGAAATGGCCATGATTTTCACAATGCGGGAAGAAGATGAGTCGCTTTTCGCCGATCTTGGTGAGCTGCCGGAGTGTTCAACCGTATTCCGCCGGGGGATGGCGCAAAGAGAGGCGGAGCAACGACGGCCAGGCTTGGCGACCACCAGTTGA